A window of Thermodesulforhabdaceae bacterium genomic DNA:
CCCTATAAACGCAGAAAGTTTCTGGCCTGACGTGGTGGCATTGAGAGATCGTTATGAAAACTATGTGCGAAACATTATCCGAATAGGAAAAGAATCCGGAGTCCTTAAGAAGGACATAGATGAGAAGTTGGCTGGCTTCGCCCTTCTGGGAACCCTAAACTGGACTATTAGATGGTATTCTCCACAGGGGGACAAGAGACCAGAGGAAATTGCTGAAGCCTGGAAAAAAATTTTCATGGAAGGTTTTCTGGCATAATAGGAGGATGTTCAAATGCTGGAAGATTGCCAATTCATTAAGGTTTACAAGGAAGATCACTTGCTTACAGTTGTTATAAATCGCCCAGAATCCATGAACGCTCTGCATCCACCGGCATGTAAAGAACTAGACGATGTTTTCAACGAATTTTCTGATAATCCGGATCTGTGGGTGGCAATTATCACAGGGGGAGGCGAAAAGGCTTTCTGCGTTGGGAATGACCTAAAATGGCAGGCGGAGCATGGAGCGGATGCCTTAAGGCGAGACATTGATAGCCTTCGTGGAGGTTTTGGTGGGATAACAAGGCGCCTGGACTGCTTTAAGCCTATAATTGCAGCTGTAAATGGTTTTGCTCTCGGAGGAGGTTTTGAAATTGCTCTTGCCTGCGATGTCATCATAGCCGCAGATCATGCCAAATTTGGTCTTCCGGAACCGAAAGTTGGAGCAGTGGCAGCAGCGGGTGGAGCCGTAAGGTTGCCTCGTCAGATTCCCTATCATCTCGCCATGGGAATGCTCCTTACGGGGCGACATATAACTGCCCAGGAAGCCTTCAGGCTCGGGATTGTTAACGAAGTGGTTCCTTCAAAAGAGCTTATGAATTGCGCCAGAAAGTGGGCTGATGAAATGCTTGCTTGCTCACCTCTGGCTTTGAGGGCCACAAAGGAGATAACAATAAAGTCGGCGGACATGCCTTTATCTCACGCGTTATTTACAGTCTTTCCAGGACTTCAGGCTCTTAGGAATTCTGAAGATTATATGGAAGGGGCGAAAGCCTTTGCGGAGAAGAGAAAACCTCAGTGGAAGGGACGATAAAATTTTTTTATAATCTACCTACCTTCTGGTAGGTCTGAAAGGAGGGAAAAGGTTGTGGATTTCACAATTCCAGAAAATTACAGAATAATGGCAGAAACTGTTAGACGCTTCGTTGAGCGGGAACTTGAGCCCATCAGCAAACAGGTCGAAGAAGAAGACCGTATACCAGAAGAAATCGTCCAGAAAATGCGTGAACTAGGTTTGTTCGGGCTTTCAATTCCCGAAGAATACGGCGGTCTCGGACTTGGAACACTGGGAGAATGCATCGTTTACGAAGAACTTTCTAAAACCAACGCCTGCTTCCGCACCCGCATCGGCACAAACAACGGCATAGGCTCCCAGGGAATCCTTATCGACGGCACCGAAGAACAAAAAAGAAAATACCTGCCTAAAATAGCTTCCGGAGAATGGACTGCCTGTTTTGCTTTGACTGAGCCTGAAGCAGGCTCAGATGCCGCAAATATTAAGACTCGAGCAGAACTGAGAGGCGACCATTGGGTTCTTAACGGAAGAAAATGCTTTATTACAAACGGCGATATCGCAGATGTGGCTACAGTCTTTGCCGTAACGGATCCCGAAAAGCGGGCAAAAGGTGGAATTACGGCTTTTATCGTAGAAAAAACCTTTCCGGGGTTTTACGTGGGGACAATCGAGAAAAAAATGGGACTTAGAGGAAGCCACACCGCAGAA
This region includes:
- a CDS encoding enoyl-CoA hydratase-related protein yields the protein MLEDCQFIKVYKEDHLLTVVINRPESMNALHPPACKELDDVFNEFSDNPDLWVAIITGGGEKAFCVGNDLKWQAEHGADALRRDIDSLRGGFGGITRRLDCFKPIIAAVNGFALGGGFEIALACDVIIAADHAKFGLPEPKVGAVAAAGGAVRLPRQIPYHLAMGMLLTGRHITAQEAFRLGIVNEVVPSKELMNCARKWADEMLACSPLALRATKEITIKSADMPLSHALFTVFPGLQALRNSEDYMEGAKAFAEKRKPQWKGR
- a CDS encoding acyl-CoA dehydrogenase family protein, with product MDFTIPENYRIMAETVRRFVERELEPISKQVEEEDRIPEEIVQKMRELGLFGLSIPEEYGGLGLGTLGECIVYEELSKTNACFRTRIGTNNGIGSQGILIDGTEEQKRKYLPKIASGEWTACFALTEPEAGSDAANIKTRAELRGDHWVLNGRKCFITNGDIADVATVFAVTDPEKRAKGGITAFIVEKTFPGFYVGTIEKKMGLRGSHTAELIFEDCIVPRENVIGGDKMIGHGFKTAMKVLDKGRLTMGACAVGAAQKLLELSIKYAKQRVQFGRPIAEFQAIQFMLAEMATSIYAARQMVYHAAWLRDQRGTAVVKEASMVKLFCTEMVNRVADMALQIHGGMGYMKDYPIERFYRDVRLMRIYEGTSEIQKLVVARELLREYE